AGGTGAAATTTTTGGTCCTTGTTTTCGCTTATATTTAAGGGACAACTTTTATTTTGACCAACAGTTTGATTGGGATGTTATCTTCTTGCAACATTTCATTTGATTGCAATGTGAATTAAGATCCATCCCCTTGCTGCATGATTGCAATTTTTGTCTCCTAATGACCATTTGGAGATTTGATTGAATTTTAATTTCTCAACCGTCTTGGAAGTTTTGATTTGTTGAATCTCATTGATGTTTCTCAATTATTTCTCATCATTCCCACACATGGATTTTGTAACTATCTATTCTTCCACAGGTTTTGGTcatcttattttctttcatataaTACCTTTACCGACTTTACAATACccagaaggaaaaaaaaaattataactaggTAGGCACATTCCATTAAATTCAATCTTCGGAGGAATCATCATAAGTAGACTAAGCTTACTCTTACCCTCGACCTATTGAAAACCTTCTCCTTTTTCTGTGTTTGAAGCCGGTTATAATTTGGGAACTCAAATAGTGGAATTTGTACTCCAACCAGTTCAGTTTTCAGAGGATTCATCATAGTTAGACTATGTTTACTCTAACTGTCAACTTATATATTGGAATCCTTCTACTCTTTCAGGCTTAAAATATTGTAAcgattcttttctttttgagatTCTTGTGTGATAGGGACCAATAGAGCATATCTAATTGCTGCTATATTTTGTCTTAATTAGCAGTTCTTCCACTCTAGCAAGGCTTGCTCCCCTTCAAGCCGTACTATTTGACATTGACGGAACTTTATGTGATTCAGATCCATTTCACTATCTTGCATTCCGTGAGATGCTTTTGGAGGTATGTACCAATTACTATGATTTATTTCCTGTAGATACAAAGCTACATCAGTTCACaatggagaaaaagaagaagaaattgttAGCTCTAAGGGTGTATTTGGTATGAAGAAAAAtgtttatcataaaaaaaatatcttggaaaataaattttttatttattttattttatgtgtttggTAAGTAAACAGAAACATATTGTTTCAAGAGCATTAATATCTAATATAGGAAAACACTATGAGGTGGGGATTGGAGGCAGTAGGGGTTTGTGATGCGGAGAAGACAATGGACTTGGAATTCTACTTATGGAACTTTTTTTCTCTACTATCACTAGGAAAgccattttcctcatttttaagaAAGCTATTTTTCCATAGAAATGTTTTCCGAAACATTTCGACCAACCAAACCtgagaaaattagaaaatattttcaagaaaatgttttcctccataACAAAACACATCCAAAATCTCAGAGTCATGATTTTCATTCCCTTTGCAATTTGGGTTAATTTCAACAGATAGGATACAATGGGGGAGTGCCAGTTGATGAGGAGTGGTTTGTCAAGACTATTTCTGGGAAACACAATGATGATCTTGTTTCTGTACTTTTTCCGAATGATCACGAACGGGGTGTAAAATTCTTGGATGACAAGGAAGCTTTGTTTAGAAGGTTTTTAACTTCTCTACCATACCTTGTCTGTTTCAATGAGTTAAATTTTGGTTTTATGCATTTACAGTGTTAAAAAATACTTGCATAATAAATCAGTTCACTAATAAGGTTTACAATTAGATCTCTATGATAACAATTAACTGGTAACCTGCTATAATAGATTTAACTATACTTAGTCGTGCAAAAAATTGGATCCTCCGCATGTGAAAGCATTGAGAAAAATGACATTGCCAAAAACCAACAAGGTAAAATTTCCATCTATTAATCAAAAGAAgtggccttttgaagttagaatAATTTTCCTTGAGACGTGACATAATGCATGAAAGGATCCTTGAATCACCATAGGGTATCCTGAAAATCCTTAGCAAAGACTTCTACAATACGTTCAGGAAAGGTTTTAACTAAAGTCCCATTTACTTGATCAAAAAGAATAACTTAAAGTCCCATTTCTTTATCAAAACAATAGCTTAAGTTCCACTTCAATTTTAGTGTTATGCAATTTAGCTATAAGCTCAATATCATTACGCCAATCTCATTTCTCTTTTGGATGGACAATATAGGTTGGCAAAAGAACAGTTGAAACCTCAAAATGGTCTCTACAAGTTGAGAAAGTGGATCGAAGATCACGGTCTGAAACGAGCTGCAGTTACCAATGCACCTAGAGCTAATGCTGAACTATGTATAAATCAAGTTGGCCTTGCTGATTTCTTTGATGCACTTATTCTTGGAAGTGATTGCAAGCATGCAAAACCATATCCTGATCCATACTTGAAGGCCCTTGAAGTGTTGAATGTATCAAAAGATCACACATTTGTATTTGAGGTATGATTCTGTTTTGACTTCCAGTTTTCCTTATCAGTTTTGTCGCAGTCCAACTTCCAATTTGTCGcaccaaattaaaaataaaaagctgATGATCATGTGCCACAGGGTGAAAAGCATCAGATATTTGGTTATTACTTAATGAGttcttatatttgtttttaagtGGTGATGTGAATAGTATGTAAAGTGAGTTCCAGACGCGACTACACCTACATGGCAACTTTAtacatctagcactgtatcaatTCACTTTACATAATATCCACGTGGTaccactaaaaaaaataaaaacccaaTTCCAACtcacttgaaaaaaaatgaaaactaatAATCATGTCTCACATGATGAAAGACATCGTACATTTGGTTTGTaggttggaattttttttttcctccaaGTGGTACATGAATAGTATGTAAGGTTAGTTGTTGACGTGATTATACCTGCATGACGTTCTTATACAGCTAGTGGTCTACTTGTGTTTTTTGGGGTTAGACAGCTTTccaggcaatttttttttgtgagacATCTCTTACTtcgattattgtattatttgctGTAGTTACTGTTCCTTTTTCCAGAACGCTATGCCATGCTTCCTATAGTGTTTTTTGCAATAGCTTCTTTACTCCAGTATGTCTTTTTCCTTGAACCAAGGTTCTATCAGAAACATAGATAgacctctctacctcccaaggtaTGGGTAAGGTCTACGCACACTCTACCCTCCTTAGATCCCACAAtgtgtatattgttgttgttgtttcaatTATGAATTTAACCCCGGTTTCATCTTATGAACTTATTATATGTGTGCTCCATGGGTAGGATTCTGTCTCAGGAATAAAAGCTGGGGTGGCTGCTGGAATGTCTGTCATTGGTTTGGCGAACCGGAATCCATCTCAGTTACTTATAGAAGCAAAGCCTGTTTTTCTTATTAAAGATTATGAAGATCCAAAGTTATGGGCAGCTCTTGAGGAGATTGACAAGATGTCTGCCACCAGGAAGACCACAACATGAGGCATATACAATTAAGAGGTGAAAGTTCGACAAAAACTTACTCACATCCGATGTTTACACTAAACCATAGTGGTTTTACTATGACTAATCGATAGATCGAGGTTGAAAGCACACAGTACGAAGTACCATGGTCAGCGATACGTGTATGTGAACGACATGTGTCATGTAGTTGTTGAGTTTATGTAAACACCATCTATGAGTTGAAAAAAAGTTGTGAGGAACTTTTTGTTCTTGCTTGAGCAGATCTCTTCAGGAATATCAGTTACAGAATATTGATGTAATTTTACTTAAATTGTGTACTAAAGGAATTAGAATCCACGGGAAACACAAACGTGTcaaaaaattagtatatataatatgtaaaagATTCAGCTTAATAGTCAAAGCCACAAgttaactattatttttttgtgtgtttcaATTCTGACTATCAATTATTCTCTTTTCCTATTGGTACTACCATCATCTATATATTAAGACATATTGAAGCTGAATAGGTCAattatcagtttttttttcttctatttgaacTATCACCATTTATTCAATCAAGTGTATTTTGTTGCATAGATGGTGACAATTTAGATAGGAACTGCACGATTTTCAAGCGTAGAGTGTTAGTGGCACCTAATGTTTGATATCTACATTAgagtttgattaaatttgaattcatgtTGAGAAATCTTACATTAGGAGGCAAAATGCTCCCTAAAATGAACACAACTCCATATTCAAGATGATCTAAATATGAAACTTTTATTAAGAATGAAGTTATCGATGATCAAAAGCTAATCATCGTGCTATAGTTGCAACCAACATCACCATCATATCAATTATTAGTTCAACTTCTCAATGAAAACAACAATTTTAGTTGGTGATTAAGCAATTATCACGCTCTCTTACTTGTTAGATAACTCATGAAGAAAGAAAGTTCAAATACAAAATCTATCAATCACaattaaaataatactataGGAAGTCAAATATAATAAGAATTGCCTAGTGCGGTTACCTTTCTGGTATGGTTTGTGAGCTCTATTGCATACAAACAAGAATTTTACCTTAAGCACATTCATAGAATAGCAATTGCAGATATCCCTTGtgataaaaaaagttaaatgaaataaaataacatttttaatatattcgaattttttttcttataataaagTCTATTAACCATGATTAAGATAATATTATAAGaagttaaacaaaaaaattacgttttgatacatttaattttttttagtcttAAAGTGGAATATATTAATcacttaattaaataatactacaagaagttaaataaagtaaaataacgTCTTGATACATTTACCTTTTTTTATATCTTAAAAcacaatatattaattataattaaataatactatttaaaaaaatagaattacaTTGTGATACATTTAACTTCttatcttaaaataaaatatatttggtaCCTCTATGGGGCCGCGTAAATTCTACTT
This genomic stretch from Solanum stenotomum isolate F172 chromosome 10, ASM1918654v1, whole genome shotgun sequence harbors:
- the LOC125841442 gene encoding haloacid dehalogenase-like hydrolase domain-containing protein Sgpp isoform X2, whose product is MATSIGEISMESSSTLARLAPLQAVLFDIDGTLCDSDPFHYLAFREMLLEIGYNGGVPVDEEWFVKTISGKHNDDLVSVLFPNDHERGVKFLDDKEALFRRLAKEQLKPQNGLYKLRKWIEDHGLKRAAVTNAPRANAELCINQVGLADFFDALILGSDCKHAKPYPDPYLKALEVLNVSKDHTFVFEDSVSGIKAGVAAGMSVIGLANRNPSQLLIEAKPVFLIKDYEDPKLWAALEEIDKMSATRKTTT
- the LOC125841442 gene encoding haloacid dehalogenase-like hydrolase domain-containing protein Sgpp isoform X1; translated protein: MATSIGEISMESSSSTLARLAPLQAVLFDIDGTLCDSDPFHYLAFREMLLEIGYNGGVPVDEEWFVKTISGKHNDDLVSVLFPNDHERGVKFLDDKEALFRRLAKEQLKPQNGLYKLRKWIEDHGLKRAAVTNAPRANAELCINQVGLADFFDALILGSDCKHAKPYPDPYLKALEVLNVSKDHTFVFEDSVSGIKAGVAAGMSVIGLANRNPSQLLIEAKPVFLIKDYEDPKLWAALEEIDKMSATRKTTT